A window of the Pseudomonas gozinkensis genome harbors these coding sequences:
- the msrB gene encoding peptide-methionine (R)-S-oxide reductase MsrB — protein MFSRRQILATGGGLGLAALLAGVLPKLSTGSALVGEAFADEIFEVTHSDSEWHALLTEEQFDVLRNEGTERAYSSPLNNEHRTGTFACAGCDLALFSSGTKFDSRTGWPSFWAPLEHAVAIRQDRSFGMTREEVHCRRCGGHLGHVFDDGPKPTGLRYCMNGLAMTFRPVAG, from the coding sequence ATGTTTTCACGGCGACAGATTCTGGCAACCGGCGGCGGGCTGGGGCTTGCAGCCCTTCTGGCCGGTGTATTGCCAAAGTTATCCACGGGCTCTGCGCTGGTAGGCGAGGCGTTTGCCGACGAGATTTTTGAAGTGACCCACAGCGACAGTGAATGGCATGCGTTGCTGACAGAGGAGCAATTCGACGTGCTGCGCAATGAGGGCACGGAGCGCGCTTACAGCAGCCCGCTGAACAACGAGCACCGGACTGGAACGTTTGCCTGTGCCGGGTGCGATCTGGCGCTGTTTTCGTCCGGGACCAAGTTCGACAGCCGCACCGGTTGGCCGAGTTTCTGGGCACCACTGGAGCACGCTGTGGCCATACGCCAGGACCGTTCCTTCGGCATGACCCGTGAGGAAGTTCACTGTCGGCGCTGCGGCGGTCACCTCGGCCATGTGTTCGACGACGGACCCAAACCCACTGGCCTGCGCTATTGCATGAACGGCCTGGCGATGACCTTCAGACCCGTGGCGGGCTGA
- a CDS encoding cytochrome c biogenesis protein DipZ: MWLLVLAYLGGVLTIVSPCILPVLPFVFARTGQPFIKSGLPLLAGMALTFALVASLAAVGGGWVVQVNQYGRWLALLFVALFGLTLLLPRLAERLTRPLVSAGSRLSEAAGQDNRPRPGASFLIGVATGLLWAPCAGPILGLILTGAALQGASIATTLLLLAYAAGAATSLAAALLLGGKVFAVMKRLIGTGEWIRRGLGAAMLAGVAAIALGLDTGILARFSTASTGGLEQALVGKLSGKSSQGNGTMMAQIPVADDAGNGSMMAAGGAMKMAAKAPGSLPVEGQLPAFDGAVQWLNSPPLDAQALKGKVVLVDFWTYSCINCLRTLPYVKAWAEKYRDQGLVVIGVHAPEFAFERDVGNVTKAMKELGINYPVAIDNDYRIWRAFNNEYWPAHYFADAQGRIRYHHFGEGDYAESERVIQQLLREAGAKTVADGLINADAQGVQLAPDMNQVLSPETYVGYQRAEHFVPETSLVPDKVAAYKPPTNLALNDWGLGGQWAVGAERATASAPATRIVYRFHARDLHLVLGPGAGGKPVRFKVMIDGQAPGAAHGVDVAPDGSGRVTEQRLYQLVRQTDEVKDRTFSIEFLDPGVSAYAFTFG, encoded by the coding sequence ATGTGGCTCTTGGTTCTCGCTTATCTCGGCGGTGTGCTGACGATCGTCAGCCCGTGCATCCTGCCGGTTCTGCCTTTTGTCTTCGCTCGCACCGGGCAGCCGTTTATCAAGAGTGGCTTGCCGTTGTTGGCAGGGATGGCACTGACCTTCGCGCTCGTCGCCTCGTTGGCGGCGGTGGGCGGCGGTTGGGTGGTGCAAGTCAATCAGTACGGTCGCTGGCTCGCGTTGCTGTTCGTTGCACTGTTCGGGCTGACGCTGCTGCTGCCGCGTCTGGCCGAGCGCCTGACCCGACCGCTGGTGTCCGCCGGCAGTCGCTTGTCGGAGGCCGCCGGCCAGGACAATCGTCCGCGCCCCGGCGCGTCGTTTCTGATCGGCGTGGCCACGGGGTTGCTGTGGGCGCCTTGCGCCGGGCCAATCCTCGGGTTGATTCTGACCGGTGCCGCGCTGCAAGGGGCAAGCATCGCCACCACCCTGTTGTTGCTGGCTTACGCCGCCGGTGCTGCGACCTCGCTCGCTGCGGCGCTGTTGCTCGGCGGTAAGGTCTTCGCGGTGATGAAGCGTTTGATCGGGACTGGCGAGTGGATCCGGCGTGGACTTGGAGCTGCGATGCTGGCCGGTGTGGCCGCCATCGCATTGGGTCTGGATACCGGGATTCTGGCGCGGTTCTCGACCGCCTCCACCGGTGGGCTGGAGCAGGCATTGGTCGGCAAGCTCTCGGGCAAATCCTCTCAGGGCAACGGTACGATGATGGCGCAGATTCCCGTGGCGGATGACGCGGGAAACGGCAGCATGATGGCGGCCGGCGGCGCGATGAAAATGGCCGCCAAGGCACCAGGCTCGCTGCCGGTTGAAGGGCAGTTGCCAGCGTTCGATGGTGCGGTGCAGTGGCTCAACTCACCGCCGCTGGATGCCCAGGCACTCAAGGGCAAAGTGGTGCTGGTGGATTTCTGGACCTACTCCTGCATCAACTGCCTGCGCACCCTTCCATACGTCAAAGCCTGGGCCGAGAAGTATCGCGACCAAGGGTTGGTGGTAATTGGTGTACATGCGCCGGAATTCGCTTTCGAGCGTGATGTCGGCAACGTCACCAAAGCCATGAAGGAACTGGGTATCAACTACCCGGTGGCCATTGATAACGACTACAGGATCTGGCGCGCCTTCAACAATGAATACTGGCCGGCGCATTATTTTGCCGACGCGCAGGGGCGTATCCGTTACCACCATTTTGGCGAAGGGGACTACGCGGAGTCGGAACGGGTCATTCAGCAACTGCTGCGTGAGGCCGGTGCAAAGACTGTGGCCGATGGCTTGATCAACGCCGATGCCCAAGGCGTGCAACTTGCTCCGGACATGAATCAGGTGCTTTCACCGGAAACTTATGTCGGCTACCAGCGGGCGGAACATTTCGTACCGGAAACCAGCCTGGTGCCTGACAAGGTTGCGGCCTACAAACCACCAACCAATCTGGCCCTGAATGACTGGGGCCTCGGTGGTCAATGGGCAGTCGGTGCCGAGCGCGCCACAGCCAGTGCGCCGGCCACTCGTATCGTCTATCGCTTCCATGCCCGTGACCTGCACCTGGTGCTGGGCCCTGGGGCGGGCGGCAAGCCGGTGCGCTTCAAAGTGATGATCGATGGTCAGGCGCCGGGCGCTGCCCATGGTGTCGACGTGGCGCCTGACGGTAGTGGCCGTGTGACTGAACAACGTCTGTATCAATTGGTGAGGCAAACCGATGAGGTGAAGGACCGAACCTTCAGCATCGAGTTTCTCGATCCGGGCGTGTCGGCCTACGCCTTTACGTTCGGCTGA
- a CDS encoding response regulator transcription factor produces the protein MEQTKRVLVVEDDLHIADLICLHLRDEQFEVVHSADGDEGMRLLQQGHWDALILDLMLPGVDGLEICRRARAMARYTPIIITSARSSELHRILGLELGADDYLAKPFSMLELVARVKALLRRVDAMARNLKMDAGSLNLDGLTIDPITRDVALDGQRLDLTPREFDLLYFFARQPGKVFSRMDLLNAVWGYSHEGYEHTVNTHINRLRAKIEADPAQPVRILTVWGRGYKFGTSVEQP, from the coding sequence ATGGAACAGACCAAACGCGTCCTGGTGGTCGAGGACGACCTGCACATTGCCGATCTCATTTGCCTGCACCTGCGGGACGAGCAATTCGAGGTGGTACACAGCGCCGACGGCGACGAAGGCATGCGCCTGCTGCAACAAGGTCACTGGGATGCGCTCATCCTCGACCTCATGCTGCCCGGGGTAGACGGACTGGAAATCTGCCGCCGCGCACGGGCCATGGCCCGCTACACACCGATCATCATCACCAGCGCCCGCTCCAGCGAACTGCACCGCATTCTCGGCCTCGAACTGGGCGCCGACGATTACCTCGCCAAACCGTTTTCGATGCTTGAACTGGTGGCCCGGGTCAAAGCCCTGTTGCGCCGGGTCGATGCCATGGCCCGCAACCTCAAGATGGATGCCGGCAGCCTGAATCTCGATGGCCTGACCATCGACCCGATCACCCGTGACGTTGCCCTCGACGGTCAGCGTCTGGACCTCACCCCGCGGGAGTTCGACCTGCTGTACTTCTTCGCCCGCCAGCCGGGCAAGGTGTTCTCGCGCATGGACCTGCTCAATGCCGTCTGGGGCTACAGCCACGAAGGTTACGAACACACGGTCAACACTCACATCAATCGCCTGCGCGCGAAAATCGAGGCGGATCCCGCACAACCGGTGCGCATCCTCACGGTGTGGGGACGCGGCTACAAATTCGGCACGAGCGTAGAGCAACCATGA
- a CDS encoding sensor histidine kinase, with product MKLTLTQRLSLVFAVLLLACCGTSAWLQVRSSQMHELEVVQGLSRDLAQHIAHDTVLMDTNGLMPGAVRELFSQLMLVNPSVEVYLLDTEGRIIGNAAPEGRLRRQTVDLAPVRRLLDDKPLPILGDDPRSVDGRKVFSAAPLQVNGKAAGYLYVVLLSEAHDRFAERGATSAALNTALLSIGLVAFLCLIAGLAAFNLITRPLRRLTETVSRLDIDGVPQSLPDAPTPVEKSAGPDEIAVLDAAFRQMQNRLGEQWRSLTRQDQERRELVANISHDLRTPLASLHGYLETLSLKDATLSPEERRRYLGIALDQSRKVGGLAQSLLELVRLEHGFVQPVLEKFSLTDLVQDIFQKFELGAEARNVVLKASFNNNLPTVCADLGLIERVLTNLFDNALRHTPPGGEIELSLVPQGALVEITVSDTGHGIAAELREGLFLRPFNIGGARRDGGLGLRIVHRILQLHGRQIQLLDVSGRGATFSFSLPVNQQDAEQWIVRSMNLNTPGK from the coding sequence ATGAAACTGACCCTGACGCAGCGCCTGTCACTGGTGTTCGCGGTTTTGCTGCTGGCCTGCTGCGGCACGTCGGCATGGCTGCAGGTGCGTTCCAGTCAGATGCATGAACTCGAGGTGGTTCAAGGCCTGTCCCGGGATCTGGCGCAACACATCGCCCACGATACGGTGCTGATGGACACCAACGGCCTGATGCCCGGCGCCGTTCGTGAGTTGTTCAGCCAGTTGATGCTGGTCAACCCGAGTGTCGAGGTGTACCTGCTCGATACCGAAGGCCGGATCATCGGCAACGCGGCGCCGGAAGGACGCCTGCGTCGGCAGACCGTCGATCTCGCGCCGGTTCGACGATTGCTTGATGACAAACCGTTGCCGATCCTTGGCGATGACCCGCGCAGCGTCGATGGCCGCAAGGTCTTCAGCGCGGCACCGTTGCAGGTCAACGGCAAAGCAGCCGGCTACCTTTACGTGGTCCTGCTCAGCGAAGCGCACGACCGTTTCGCCGAACGCGGCGCCACCAGTGCGGCACTCAACACGGCGCTGTTGTCCATCGGGCTGGTGGCGTTCCTGTGCCTGATTGCCGGCCTTGCGGCATTCAACCTGATCACCCGGCCACTGCGGCGATTGACCGAAACCGTGAGCCGGCTCGACATCGACGGCGTACCGCAATCTCTGCCAGACGCACCAACGCCTGTGGAAAAGTCCGCTGGCCCGGACGAAATCGCCGTACTTGATGCAGCGTTCCGGCAAATGCAGAACCGCCTCGGTGAACAGTGGCGCTCACTGACCCGTCAGGATCAGGAGCGCCGGGAACTGGTGGCAAACATTTCCCATGACCTGCGCACACCTTTGGCCTCGCTGCATGGTTATCTGGAAACCCTGTCGCTCAAGGACGCCACCCTGTCCCCGGAAGAACGCCGCCGCTATCTGGGGATTGCCCTGGATCAGAGCCGCAAGGTCGGCGGGCTCGCGCAATCATTGCTGGAGCTGGTGCGCCTGGAACATGGCTTCGTGCAGCCTGTACTGGAGAAGTTTTCCCTGACCGATCTGGTACAGGACATCTTCCAGAAGTTCGAACTGGGCGCCGAAGCCCGAAATGTTGTACTCAAGGCCAGCTTCAACAACAACCTGCCGACCGTTTGTGCCGACCTCGGGCTGATCGAACGGGTGCTGACCAATCTGTTCGATAACGCCTTGCGCCATACGCCGCCGGGTGGCGAAATCGAACTCAGCCTGGTCCCCCAGGGCGCACTGGTTGAAATCACCGTCAGCGACACCGGACATGGCATCGCTGCCGAGCTGCGCGAAGGTTTGTTTCTGCGCCCGTTCAATATCGGTGGTGCGCGACGCGATGGCGGACTGGGGCTGCGCATCGTCCATCGGATCCTGCAGTTGCACGGGCGCCAGATCCAGCTGCTCGATGTCTCAGGGCGGGGAGCGACCTTCAGCTTCTCGTTGCCAGTGAATCAACAGGATGCCGAACAGTGGATCGTGCGTTCGATGAACCTCAATACGCCGGGCAAATAA